In the Setaria italica strain Yugu1 chromosome VI, Setaria_italica_v2.0, whole genome shotgun sequence genome, one interval contains:
- the LOC101783567 gene encoding putative F-box/LRR-repeat protein At5g02700: MDAVITRSKRQRLEEESRRQQQRPPPAPRGEEGDAQRLDLIRRLPDDVLGAVITLLPATDGARTQILSRRWRPLWRSAPLNLEAKNLAAAQAILGSHHGGPGRRFSLTCCSDRTDGYPVINDDMLRPPGLDGLQEFCLRLHFSFPIAVALKNGRRNPATAPLSVFRFSATLRVLTIICFDHGGLEFPAESAAACGTLGFPRLEQLTLSGVSISECTLHGILSRCLVLQSLLLQDNLGYRRLRISSSTLRSLGVSDLLSRERMLEEVIIEDAPLLASIITDGLTCVRGLKIRVIQAPKLKVLGYLGDRVNEPMLGSMIFKNMKLVSLPQAMRTVKILALKVASDNLDAVIDFLTWFPCVAKLHMVLML, encoded by the exons ATGGATGCGGTGATCACGAGATCCAAGAGGCAGCGGCTGGAGGAGGAATCCCGCCGGCAGCAACAGCGACCACCTCCGGCACCCAGAGGAGAGGAAGGCGACGCACAGCGGCTCGATCTGATCCGGCGCCTCCCGGACGACGTCCTCGGCGCCGTCATCACGCTGCTGCCCGCCACCGACGGCGCCCGCACCCAGATCCTCTCCCGCCGGTGGCGCCCGCTCTGGCGCTCCGCGCCCCTCAACCTCGAGGCCAAGAACCTCGCGGCCGCTCAGGCCATCCTCGGCAGCCACCATGGCGGCCCCGGCCGTCGCTTCTCCCTCACCTGCTGTTCCGACCGCACCGACGGTTACCCGGTGATCAACGACGACATGCTCCGGCCACCCGGCCTCGACGGGCTCCAGGAGTTTTGCCTCCGGCTGCACTTCTCCTTCCCCATCGCTGTGGCTCTGAAAAACGGCCGCCGGAatccggcgacggcgccgctgTCCGTGTTCCGCTTCTCGGCGACCCTGCGCGTGCTCACCATCATCTGCTTTGACCATGGCGGACTTGAGTTCCCCGCggagtccgccgccgcctgcggcaCGCTCGGTTTCCCGCGCCTCGAGCAACTGACGCTCAGTGGCGTCAGCATCTCGGAGTGCACTCTCCATGGCATCCTGTCCAGATGCCTTGTCCTGCAGAGCTTGCTGCTGCAGGACAACCTCGGTTATCGTCGTCTCCGGATCAGCTCCTCGACGCTCCGGAGCCTCGGTGTATCGGATCTTCTCAGCCGAGAAAGAATGCTCGAAGAAGTCATCATTGAGGATGCTCCACTGTTGGCAAGTATCATCACAGATGGTCTAACGTGCGTGCGGGGCCTGAAGATCCGAGTTATCCAGGCACCCAAACTGAAGGTACTTGGATATCTTGGTGATAGAGTCAATGAACCTATGCTCGGAAGCATGATTTTCAAG AATATGAAGTTGGTTAGCCTGCCTCAGGCAATGCGTACCGTCAAGATTTTAGCCCTCAAAGTTGCTTCTGATAATCTGGATGCTGTTATCGACTTCTTGACATGGTTTCCATGCGTGGCGAAGCTGCACATGGTGCTGATGCTTTAG
- the LOC101782193 gene encoding uncharacterized protein LOC101782193, translating to MHHRPASSAVAAESSLPLSPADGFLCVKDGVDGMIKYVANEPSVGLYFVQQHSRASMPILLDVKGKLVEKTHEVTLHTEDMEDSICAVRSMADFGLPLADDMIKDINRSLQIMSKTQPKRGLIQNPSWGFQSGKSSGTWEELGATNGSSSRNYLSSMFNTAKQKASSLRWPQPDFTTKDDSSENSATSAAPESSQADGQGASMPDTERDEVPISSRLSDGTSPTNKGLPATDIAETVETYNKFKEEQELKLQEWLRESEKAEDNRD from the exons ATGCACCATCGCCCCGcttcctccgccgtcgccgccgagtcGTCGCTGCCCCTCTCCCCCGCCGACGGCTTCCTCTGCG TGAAGGACGGCGTGGACGGGATGATCAAGTACGTCGCCAACGAGCCCTCCGTCGGGCTCTACTTCGTCCAGCAACACTCCCGGGCGTCCATGCCCATCCTCCTCGATGTCAAG GGTAAACTTGTGGAAAAGACTCATGAGGTAACACTGCACACAGAAGACATGGAGGATTCAATTTGTGCCGTGAGATCCATGGCTGATTTTGGACTTCCACTTGCTGATGATATGATCAAGGACATAAATAGATCGCTGCAAATAATGTCAAAGACCCAACCAAAGAGAGG GTTGATCCAGAACCCCAGTTGGGGTTTCCAATCAGGGAAAAGCTCAGGAACATGGGAGGAGTTGGGTGCTACCAATGGAAGTAGCAGCCGGAACTACCTCTCTTCAATGTTCAACACCGCCAAGCAGAAGGCGTCCAGTCTCAGGTGGCCACAGCCTGATTTTACAACAAAAGATGACAGTAGTGAGAATTCAGCAACATCTGCTGCCCCAGAATCATCCCAAGCTGATGGACAAGGTGCATCAATGCCAGATACAGAAAGGGATGAGGTCCCCATTTCAAGTCGACTGTCAGATGGTACATCCCCTACGAACAAGGGCTTGCCTGCTACTGATATTGCCGAAACGGTGGAGACTTACAATAAGttcaaagaagaacaagaactGAAACTTCAGGAGTGGCTTAGAGAGTCTGAAAAAGCTGAAGATAATAGAGACTGA
- the LOC101782744 gene encoding indole-2-monooxygenase: MDVAYQLLQVITTPLALPLLLLVPLLLLLHSTSRRSRHGSKQQPKRPVLPPSPPALPIIGHLHLVGDCPHVSLRSLAAKHDSGGLMLLRLGTVPNLVVSSPRAAQLVMRTHDHAFASRPTSRVSDALLYGSSDIGFCPYGEHWRQLRRLVTTHLFSVKKVNSHRLARQDEVRLVMEKIREAVAGRCKAVDISEMVNTFANDNVCRAVSGKFFRAEGRNKLFRELIDTSAHLIDGFNLEECFPGLANVLGSLTSWFASNQAEKTHKIWDELLETIISDHEGRGRSSEHGHVVGGGVEQEETDFVDVLLSVQKEYGITRDHIKAILMDMFVAGTDTVSLVLELAMAELMRSPQLMTKLQAEVREKTPKGQEMVAQDDIAIMTYLRAVVKETLRLHPPLPLLVPHISMVDCEVDGYTIPSGTRVIINEWAIGRDPESWEKAEEFMPERFLEGGSAAAVDFRGNDFQFVPFGAGRRICPGLNFGMATVEIMLANLVYCFDWELPAGMKEEDIDLTEVFGLSVHLKEKLILVPKPRGSVVHAA; this comes from the exons ATGGATGTTGCATACCAACTCCTGCAAGTGATCACCACACCTCTAGCACTACCACTCCTACTGCTAGTccccctcctgctgctgctccactccacctcTCGCCGAAGCCGTCATGGCAGCAAGCAGCAACCGAAGCGTCCCGTGCTGCCTCCTTCGCCTCCGGCCCTGCCCATCATCGGCCACCTGCATCTCGTCGGCGACTGCCCACATGTCTCCCTCCGCAGCCTCGCCGCGAAGCATGACAGCGGCGGTCTCatgctcctccgcctcggcacCGTCCCGAACCTGGTCGTGTCGTCCCCACGCGCTGCGCAGCTTGTCATGCGCACGCACGACCACGCCTTCGCCTCGCGGCCGACGTCCAGGGTCTCGGACGCCCTGCTTTACGGGTCGTCGGACATCGGCTTCTGCCCCTACGGCGAGCACTGGCGCCAGCTCAGGAGGCTCGTCACCACGCACCTCTTCTCCGTCAAGAAGGTGAACTCACACCGCCTCGCCCGGCAAGACGAG GTGCGCCTGGTTATGGAGAAGATCCGGGAGGCGGTGGCCGGGCGGTGCAAGGCGGTGGACATCAGCGAGATGGTGAACACGTTCGCAAACGACAACGTGTGCCGGGCCGTGTCGGGCAAGTTCTTTAGGGCGGAAGGCCGGAACAAGCTCTTCCGGGAGCTGATCGATACGAGCGCTCATTTGATTGATGGGTTCAACCTGGAAGAGTGCTTTCCAGGGCTAGCAAACGTGTTAGGTTCGCTCACCAGCTGGTTTGCGAGTAACCAGGCCGAGAAGACACACAAAATATGGGATGAGTTGCTTGAAACGATAATAAGCGACCACGAGGGACGGGGAAGAAGCTCTGAGCACGGGCATGTTGTTGGCGGTGGTGTTGAGCAAGAAGAGACTGACTTCGTCGATGTGTTACTCTCAGTTCAGAAGGAGTATGGTATCACCAGAGACCATATCAAGGCCATCTTGATG GACATGTTTGTTGCGGGCACGGACACGGTATCATTAGTTCTAGAACTCGCGATGGCGGAGCTCATGCGCAGCCCTCAGCTCATGACCAAGCTACAAGCTGAGGTGAGGGAAAAAACACCCAAAGGACAAGAAATGGTGGCGCAAGATGACATAGCTATCATGACATATCTAAGAGCTGTGGTGAAGGAAACGCTCAGGCTGCACCCACCATTGCCGCTGCTTGTCCCTCACATCTCTATGGTGGACTGTGAGGTCGATGGCTACACGATCCCCTCGGGGACGCGGGTCATCATCAACGAATGGGCTATTGGTAGAGATCCGGAGTCCTGGGAGAAAGCGGAGGAGTTCATGCCAGAGAGGTTCCTGGAAGGTGGAAGTGCTGCGGCTGTCGATTTCAGGGGCAATGACTTTCAGTTTGTGCCGTTCGGGGCTGGCCGGAGGATCTGCCCTGGCCTCAACTTTGGCATGGCTACTGTTGAGATCATGCTGGCAAACCTTGTGTACTGTTTTGACTGGGAGCTGCCGGCTGGCATGAAGGAGGAGGACATAGATCTGACGGAGGTGTTTGGGTTGAGTGTCCATCTCAAAGAGAAGCTCATCCTGGTTCCAAAACCACGTGGTAGTGTTGTTCATGCCGCGTAA